In Fusobacterium perfoetens, a genomic segment contains:
- a CDS encoding TolC family protein, whose protein sequence is MKKILFIFLTLSLISYGDEVTLDDLLDKLTETSYRKEIYELEQKKTDTLEKFYKMDNYNGVKSSVTTSYDDTEQIYKTTGRAEFGDLYIEGKRNHNPENDLIFGINKNIKNMIFSENDSNLLKNDLKKEADKYTFLKNMESQKIALIALYRDYKNMEFEIKIKKNGLKTLKSEEKTLEKSFELGAIPKIELESLQYSRKNLEIEIHTLEENLKKIKTRFLYDFKIDISDKTLSNIEPNYKEINEYISTIGYKDIEKLRIEKDIIKENIRYMNYNDKVPDFSLGLERDTRLDENRIVFKISKPLFYYNADLENERTSFKQQEILLNQKIEENAAEKLNIETTYANYIKEYKVLRNKADLEKNKYEIKKLEYSLGKIDYLEVMESFDDYMEYEVSQEKAKNILNSYVYEIMVRGE, encoded by the coding sequence ATGAAAAAAATACTTTTTATTTTTCTGACTCTGAGTCTTATTTCTTATGGAGACGAAGTTACACTTGATGACCTGCTTGATAAACTTACAGAAACTTCATACAGAAAAGAGATATATGAACTTGAACAGAAAAAAACAGATACACTTGAAAAATTCTACAAGATGGATAATTACAATGGAGTTAAAAGTTCTGTAACCACTTCATATGATGATACAGAACAAATATATAAGACAACAGGACGAGCAGAATTTGGTGATTTATACATAGAAGGAAAAAGAAATCATAATCCTGAAAATGACCTTATTTTTGGAATAAATAAAAATATTAAAAATATGATTTTTTCTGAAAATGATAGCAATCTCCTAAAAAATGATTTAAAAAAGGAAGCTGATAAATATACTTTTTTAAAAAATATGGAAAGCCAAAAAATAGCTCTTATTGCTCTTTATAGAGACTATAAGAATATGGAATTTGAAATCAAAATAAAAAAGAATGGGTTAAAAACTCTTAAATCCGAAGAAAAAACTCTTGAAAAATCTTTTGAATTGGGAGCTATTCCAAAAATAGAACTTGAATCTCTTCAATATAGCAGAAAAAATCTTGAAATTGAAATTCATACCCTTGAAGAAAATCTAAAAAAAATAAAAACTAGATTTCTATATGATTTTAAAATTGATATTTCTGATAAAACTCTTTCAAATATAGAACCAAACTACAAAGAAATAAATGAATATATCTCTACTATAGGGTATAAAGACATTGAAAAATTAAGAATTGAAAAAGATATTATAAAAGAAAATATAAGATATATGAATTATAATGACAAAGTTCCTGATTTTTCTCTTGGGCTTGAAAGAGATACTAGACTTGATGAAAATAGAATTGTTTTCAAAATATCAAAGCCCCTTTTCTATTATAATGCAGATCTTGAAAACGAAAGAACTTCATTTAAGCAACAGGAAATTCTTTTAAATCAAAAAATAGAAGAAAATGCAGCTGAAAAATTAAATATTGAAACTACCTATGCAAATTATATAAAAGAATATAAAGTTCTTAGAAATAAAGCTGACCTTGAAAAAAATAAATATGAAATAAAAAAGCTTGAATATTCACTTGGAAAAATTGATTATCTTGAAGTAATGGAATCCTTTGATGACTATATGGAATATGAAGTGTCACAGGAAAAAGCCAAAAATATACTTAACAGTTATGTATACGAAATTATGGTAAGAGGAGAATAA
- a CDS encoding MATE family efflux transporter: MEYQENKMGTHKILPLLISMSVPPTISMMINSMYNIVDSVFVASLGTDALTAVSLAFPIQNLILAIAVGSGVGVNSYVARKLGERNQLEADSTAAHGIILAILHYILLCTLGFIFIRPFFQMFTNNNEILKMGYNYTYIVTFLSFGTIIQIAIEKILQATGDTVSPMVLQIIGAVANIILDPIMIYGYFGFPAMGVSGAALATICGQLISLICSLYVLYFRNKDIKADLFNFRWNKNTVKEIYNVGIPSFFIMSIGSFLVMGINFILAGISDIAVSVFGIYFKLQTFVYMPTTGVTQGAMPIMAYNYGAKSKKRLSESLKYSIIICVIVNFLGSILFWIFPEKILSLFDASDEMINLGVQVLKIISLGYSFGSVCYIVSSFLQAIGKGIPSLAITLLRQIILLLPAAYFMGKYFGLAGVWAAFPIVEVITCILCFFMYKNFAKKDALLA, translated from the coding sequence ATGGAATATCAAGAAAATAAAATGGGAACTCATAAAATTCTGCCACTCCTTATAAGTATGTCTGTTCCACCTACAATATCAATGATGATTAACTCTATGTACAATATTGTTGATTCAGTATTTGTAGCAAGTCTTGGAACAGATGCTCTTACTGCTGTCTCTTTAGCTTTTCCTATTCAAAATCTTATCCTTGCTATAGCGGTAGGTTCTGGAGTAGGAGTAAATTCTTATGTTGCAAGAAAACTCGGAGAAAGAAATCAACTTGAAGCTGATAGCACTGCAGCACATGGAATTATTCTTGCCATATTACATTATATATTGTTATGTACTTTAGGTTTTATTTTTATCAGACCTTTTTTCCAAATGTTTACAAATAACAACGAAATTTTAAAAATGGGATACAATTATACATATATAGTTACATTTTTAAGTTTTGGAACAATCATTCAAATAGCCATAGAAAAAATTCTTCAGGCTACAGGAGATACAGTTTCTCCTATGGTACTTCAAATTATAGGAGCTGTGGCAAATATCATTCTTGATCCTATTATGATTTATGGATATTTTGGTTTTCCAGCTATGGGTGTTTCAGGAGCTGCTCTTGCAACAATTTGTGGTCAGCTAATTTCTCTTATATGTTCTTTATATGTTTTGTATTTCAGGAATAAAGATATAAAAGCTGATCTTTTTAATTTTAGATGGAATAAAAATACTGTAAAAGAAATTTATAATGTTGGAATACCTTCTTTTTTTATAATGTCTATAGGTTCATTTTTAGTTATGGGAATAAATTTTATTTTAGCAGGCATTTCTGACATTGCTGTTTCTGTATTTGGAATATATTTTAAACTTCAAACTTTTGTATATATGCCTACAACTGGAGTTACTCAGGGAGCTATGCCTATTATGGCTTATAACTATGGAGCAAAAAGTAAAAAAAGGCTTTCTGAATCTCTAAAGTATTCTATTATCATCTGTGTTATTGTAAACTTTTTAGGAAGTATTCTTTTCTGGATTTTTCCTGAAAAAATTCTTTCTCTTTTTGATGCTTCTGATGAAATGATAAATTTAGGAGTTCAAGTTTTAAAAATTATAAGCCTTGGATATTCTTTTGGAAGTGTATGCTATATAGTCTCTTCTTTCCTTCAAGCTATAGGAAAAGGAATTCCTTCTCTTGCAATAACTCTTTTAAGACAAATTATTTTACTTCTTCCTGCAGCATATTTTATGGGAAAATATTTCGGACTTGCAGGAGTATGGGCTGCATTCCCAATAGTTGAAGTTATAACTTGTATTTTATGTTTCTTTATGTATAAAAATTTTGCCAAAAAAGATGCTCTTCTTGCTTAA
- a CDS encoding DNA alkylation repair protein: MFSDIREELEKMSDIDYKKFIENLTPGVENILGVRTSDLRKISKKIKENENWKEYILDENIVYYEEVMLQGMLIGFIKDCEEMVKYTELFIPRINNWAVCDNFCANLKIVKKNKEKIWKFLEKYFLSRKEYEIRFAVVMSLKYFIEEEYLDKIFEKIDNLKNSEYYVQMGVAWTVAECFIKYRDKTLEYLKNNKLDDFTFNKTIQKICESERVDKEIKLYLKKFKNLRI; encoded by the coding sequence ATGTTTTCTGATATTAGAGAAGAACTAGAAAAGATGTCTGATATAGATTATAAAAAATTTATAGAAAATTTAACTCCAGGAGTGGAAAATATTCTGGGAGTACGAACTTCTGATTTGAGAAAAATAAGTAAAAAAATAAAAGAGAATGAAAATTGGAAAGAATATATTCTTGATGAAAATATAGTGTATTACGAAGAAGTGATGCTTCAAGGAATGTTGATAGGATTTATAAAAGATTGTGAAGAAATGGTGAAGTATACAGAGTTGTTTATTCCTAGAATAAATAATTGGGCTGTATGTGATAATTTTTGTGCTAATTTAAAAATAGTAAAGAAAAATAAAGAGAAGATATGGAAATTTTTAGAGAAATATTTCTTGAGCAGGAAAGAATATGAAATTAGATTTGCTGTGGTTATGTCTTTGAAGTATTTTATTGAAGAGGAATATCTTGATAAAATTTTTGAAAAAATTGATAACTTAAAAAATTCTGAATATTATGTTCAAATGGGAGTGGCATGGACTGTTGCAGAGTGTTTTATTAAATATAGAGATAAAACTTTGGAATATTTGAAGAATAATAAACTTGATGATTTTACTTTTAATAAAACAATTCAAAAAATATGCGAATCAGAAAGAGTGGATAAAGAAATTAAACTGTATTTAAAAAAATTTAAAAATTTAAGAATATAA
- a CDS encoding efflux RND transporter periplasmic adaptor subunit has translation MNKKIIATGIIIFIVVVGGFFYKSSHAEKNPINEYRLMRVSKGAGKGYIDVDGNVEANDTKKVFVDKKLKVDEVFVQEGDYVEKGQLLMTFDETERNNIMRKLEREQLSLAKLKRNLLVEQELNKIGGSSTNYVKDLEEEVRKSEINIEEYMEDLSKTAEKIESPVSGTITSLTAQENYLVDTDSPLLEIADLSDIKIVLEVAEYDVKDIKLGQNLIIKPEVFEKKESFTGVITKISRISKVSTTTSENVLEVEVKPNETIPYIVPGFKVSAVIYLDKDDENIMIPKTALLEDKKRYYVFVCDDFGTITQRFVEVENAKGDKIVIKKGLEVGEEILVTPNQNLKSGDRIKKGAPKNDKSGKLK, from the coding sequence ATGAATAAAAAAATTATTGCTACAGGAATAATTATCTTTATAGTTGTTGTAGGAGGTTTTTTTTATAAATCTTCACATGCAGAAAAAAATCCTATTAATGAATATCGTCTGATGAGAGTTTCAAAAGGAGCTGGAAAAGGATATATTGATGTAGATGGAAATGTTGAAGCAAATGATACAAAAAAGGTTTTTGTTGATAAAAAACTTAAAGTTGATGAAGTATTTGTCCAAGAAGGAGATTATGTTGAAAAAGGACAACTACTTATGACTTTTGATGAAACTGAAAGAAATAATATAATGAGAAAACTTGAAAGAGAACAGCTTTCATTGGCAAAACTTAAAAGAAATCTTTTAGTTGAACAAGAGCTTAATAAAATTGGAGGAAGTTCTACAAACTATGTAAAAGATCTAGAAGAAGAAGTTAGAAAATCTGAAATTAATATAGAAGAATATATGGAAGATCTTTCAAAAACAGCAGAAAAAATAGAAAGTCCTGTAAGTGGAACTATAACTTCTCTTACAGCACAAGAAAATTATCTTGTTGATACAGATTCTCCTCTTCTTGAAATAGCTGATTTATCTGATATAAAAATTGTACTTGAGGTAGCTGAATATGATGTTAAAGATATAAAGCTAGGGCAAAATCTTATAATAAAACCTGAGGTTTTTGAAAAAAAAGAATCTTTTACTGGAGTCATTACTAAAATTTCAAGAATCTCAAAAGTTTCTACTACAACTTCTGAGAATGTACTTGAGGTTGAAGTAAAACCTAACGAAACAATACCTTATATCGTTCCAGGCTTTAAAGTTTCAGCTGTTATATATCTTGATAAAGATGATGAAAATATTATGATTCCAAAAACAGCTCTTCTTGAAGATAAAAAAAGATACTATGTATTTGTATGTGATGATTTTGGAACTATAACTCAAAGATTCGTAGAAGTTGAAAACGCTAAAGGAGACAAAATTGTTATAAAAAAAGGACTTGAGGTAGGAGAAGAAATTCTTGTTACTCCTAATCAAAATCTTAAATCTGGTGACAGAATAAAAAAGGGAGCACCAAAAAATGATAAGAGTGGAAAACTTAAATAA
- a CDS encoding acetyl-CoA C-acetyltransferase yields MSKVYLVTAKRTPIGSFLGSLKGVEPGDLGALVIKNVIAQTGINPADLDEVVMGNVLHAGHKQGVGRQAAVKGGVPVEVPAYSINMICGSGLKSINVAYNEIKSGEANLILAGGVESMSCAGFVLPASVRSGFKMGDIKMKDHMVTDGLTDAFNDYHMGITAENIAEKYGITREEQDEFAMNSQRKAIAAVDGGVFDEEIIPVEVKMKKETVLFSRDEHPNRKSTPEILAKLKPAFKKDGTVTAGNASGLNDGASVALLASEEAVAKYNLKPMAEIVAVGQGGVDPSIMGMGPVPAIADVLKRAGLKLTDIELFELNEAFASQSLGVIKQLCEDHGVTKEWILERANVNGGAIALGHPIGASGNRIVTTLVHEMRRRQVTYGLATLCIGGGMGASIILKRI; encoded by the coding sequence ATGTCAAAAGTTTATTTAGTAACAGCAAAAAGAACACCTATCGGAAGTTTTTTAGGAAGCCTTAAAGGAGTAGAACCAGGAGATTTAGGTGCACTAGTAATAAAAAATGTTATAGCACAAACAGGAATAAACCCAGCTGACTTAGATGAAGTTGTAATGGGAAATGTATTACACGCAGGACACAAACAAGGTGTAGGAAGACAAGCAGCAGTTAAAGGTGGAGTACCAGTAGAAGTACCTGCATACTCTATTAACATGATTTGTGGAAGCGGACTTAAATCTATAAATGTTGCTTACAACGAAATCAAATCTGGTGAAGCTAACTTAATTCTTGCTGGAGGAGTAGAATCTATGTCATGTGCAGGATTCGTATTACCAGCATCAGTAAGATCTGGATTCAAAATGGGAGACATCAAAATGAAAGACCACATGGTAACAGACGGTCTTACAGATGCTTTCAATGATTACCATATGGGAATAACAGCTGAAAATATTGCTGAAAAATATGGAATTACAAGAGAAGAACAAGATGAGTTCGCAATGAACTCTCAAAGAAAAGCTATCGCAGCTGTAGATGGTGGAGTATTTGATGAAGAAATAATACCAGTGGAAGTTAAAATGAAAAAAGAAACAGTATTATTCTCAAGAGACGAACATCCTAACAGAAAATCAACTCCAGAAATTCTTGCTAAATTAAAACCAGCATTCAAAAAAGATGGAACAGTAACAGCTGGAAACGCATCTGGATTAAACGACGGAGCATCAGTTGCATTATTAGCATCTGAAGAAGCAGTGGCTAAATATAACTTAAAACCAATGGCAGAAATCGTAGCAGTTGGACAAGGTGGAGTAGATCCTTCTATCATGGGTATGGGACCAGTTCCTGCTATTGCTGATGTTTTAAAAAGAGCAGGATTAAAATTAACTGACATTGAATTATTTGAATTAAACGAAGCATTCGCTTCTCAATCTTTAGGAGTTATCAAACAACTTTGTGAAGATCACGGAGTAACTAAAGAATGGATACTTGAAAGAGCTAATGTAAACGGAGGAGCTATTGCATTAGGACACCCTATCGGAGCATCTGGAAACAGAATAGTTACAACACTTGTTCACGAAATGAGAAGAAGACAAGTAACTTATGGATTAGCAACTCTATGTATCGGTGGAGGAATGGGAGCTTCTATAATCTTAAAAAGAATATAG
- a CDS encoding ABC transporter ATP-binding protein, which produces MIRVENLNKYYINGDMKLHALKDINFHIKSGEFIAIMGSSGSGKSTMMNILGCLDRNSEGTYILDGTYISKTKEKDLCKIRNSKIGFVFQAFNLLPKLSALENVELPLIYAGVPKHEREKKAKEVLKKVGLENRMNHKPNELSGGQKQRVAIARALVNNPAVILADEPTGNLDSASEEEIMNIFTELNKQGKTIVVVSHEPEIAKYCKRILLFKDGRIIKDGDVL; this is translated from the coding sequence ATGATAAGAGTGGAAAACTTAAATAAATATTATATAAATGGAGATATGAAACTCCATGCCCTTAAAGACATTAATTTTCATATAAAGTCTGGTGAATTTATAGCTATAATGGGAAGCAGTGGAAGTGGAAAATCAACTATGATGAATATTCTTGGTTGTCTTGACAGAAATTCAGAAGGAACATATATTCTTGACGGAACATATATTTCTAAAACTAAAGAAAAAGATTTATGTAAAATAAGAAATTCTAAAATAGGATTTGTTTTTCAGGCATTTAATCTTCTTCCTAAACTTTCTGCTCTTGAAAATGTAGAACTTCCTCTTATATATGCCGGAGTTCCAAAACATGAAAGAGAAAAAAAAGCTAAAGAAGTTCTTAAAAAAGTAGGGCTTGAAAATAGAATGAACCACAAACCAAACGAGCTTTCAGGAGGACAAAAACAAAGAGTAGCTATCGCTAGAGCTCTTGTAAATAATCCTGCTGTTATTCTTGCTGATGAACCTACAGGAAATCTAGACAGTGCTTCTGAAGAAGAGATTATGAATATTTTTACTGAACTTAACAAGCAGGGAAAAACAATTGTTGTTGTCAGCCACGAACCTGAAATTGCCAAATATTGTAAAAGAATTCTTCTTTTTAAAGATGGAAGGATTATAAAAGATGGTGATGTTTTATGA
- a CDS encoding electron transfer flavoprotein subunit alpha/FixB family protein: MNLNDYKGILVFAEQRDGVIQNVGLELIGKAKELAEKLEVPVTAALIGDNVEGLAKTLIEYGADRVLVVNDARLAIYDTEAYAQVFKAIIDAKKPEIVLFGATTLGRDLAPRVSSRMNTGLTADCTKLEISDETKGLEMTRPAFGGNLMATIICPDHRPQMSTVRPGVMQKLERVEGREGEVENFHVSLDTSKMKVKVLQVVKETSNKVDISEAKILVSGGRGIGSAENFAALEAVAKQIGATVSASRAAVDAGYIEHDRQVGQTGKTVRPDIYFACGISGAIQHVAGMEESEYIVAINKDKDAPIFGIADLGIVGDANKIAPLLAEELKKAIEAK; encoded by the coding sequence ATGAATTTAAATGATTATAAAGGAATATTAGTATTCGCAGAACAAAGAGACGGGGTAATTCAAAATGTTGGTTTAGAATTAATCGGAAAAGCTAAAGAACTTGCTGAGAAATTAGAAGTTCCAGTAACTGCAGCTTTAATAGGAGATAATGTAGAAGGATTAGCAAAAACATTAATAGAATATGGAGCAGATAGAGTTTTAGTAGTAAATGATGCAAGACTTGCTATATATGATACTGAAGCTTATGCACAAGTATTCAAAGCAATAATAGATGCTAAAAAACCTGAAATAGTATTATTCGGGGCAACAACATTAGGAAGAGACTTAGCACCAAGAGTATCTTCAAGAATGAATACAGGACTTACAGCAGACTGTACAAAACTTGAAATTTCTGATGAAACTAAAGGACTTGAAATGACAAGACCTGCTTTCGGTGGAAACCTAATGGCAACAATCATTTGTCCAGATCACAGACCTCAAATGTCAACTGTAAGACCTGGAGTTATGCAAAAATTAGAAAGAGTTGAAGGAAGAGAAGGAGAAGTTGAAAACTTCCATGTATCTTTAGATACTTCAAAAATGAAAGTAAAAGTACTTCAAGTAGTAAAAGAAACTTCTAACAAAGTAGATATATCTGAAGCTAAAATCCTTGTATCTGGAGGAAGAGGAATCGGATCAGCAGAAAACTTTGCAGCATTAGAAGCAGTAGCAAAACAAATAGGAGCAACAGTATCTGCATCAAGAGCAGCTGTTGATGCTGGATATATTGAACATGACAGACAAGTAGGACAAACTGGTAAAACAGTTAGACCTGATATCTATTTTGCATGCGGAATTTCAGGAGCAATCCAACACGTTGCAGGTATGGAAGAATCTGAATATATAGTAGCTATCAACAAAGATAAAGATGCTCCAATATTTGGAATAGCAGATTTAGGAATTGTAGGAGACGCTAACAAAATAGCTCCATTATTAGCTGAAGAATTAAAAAAAGCAATAGAAGCTAAATAG
- a CDS encoding acyl-CoA dehydrogenase: MEFNIPKTHELFRQMIREFAEKEVKPLATELDEEERFPVETVKKMAEIGLMGIPVPKEYGGAGGDNVMYAMAVEELSRVCGTTGVVVSAHTSLGTWPILRFGTEAQKQKYVPKLASGEWIGAFGLTEPNAGTDAAGQQTTAVFDEATQEWVINGSKIFITNAGYAHVYVIFAMTDRSKGLKGISSFIIEAGTPGFSIGKKEKKLGIRGSSTCELIFENARIPKDNLLGEIGKGFKIAMMTLDGGRIGIASQALGLAQGALDETVAYVKERKQFGKAIAKFQNTQFQLADLEVKVEAARLLVYKAAWRESNHLPYTIDAARAKLFAAETAMEVTTKAVQLHGGYGYTREYPVERMMRDAKITEIYEGTSEVQRMVIAGNLLK, from the coding sequence ATGGAATTTAATATACCTAAGACACATGAACTTTTCAGACAAATGATAAGAGAATTTGCTGAAAAAGAGGTAAAACCTTTAGCTACAGAGCTTGATGAAGAAGAAAGATTCCCAGTGGAAACAGTTAAAAAAATGGCTGAAATAGGACTTATGGGAATTCCTGTTCCTAAAGAATATGGAGGAGCTGGAGGAGACAATGTAATGTACGCAATGGCTGTTGAAGAATTATCAAGAGTATGCGGAACTACAGGAGTTGTTGTATCTGCTCATACATCTCTTGGAACTTGGCCTATATTAAGATTTGGTACTGAAGCTCAAAAACAAAAATATGTTCCAAAACTAGCAAGCGGAGAATGGATTGGAGCATTCGGACTTACTGAACCAAATGCTGGTACAGATGCTGCAGGACAACAAACAACAGCTGTATTTGATGAAGCTACTCAAGAATGGGTAATCAACGGTTCAAAAATATTCATAACAAATGCAGGATATGCACATGTTTATGTAATATTTGCAATGACTGACAGAAGTAAAGGATTAAAAGGAATTTCATCTTTCATAATTGAAGCTGGAACTCCAGGATTCTCTATTGGTAAAAAAGAAAAGAAATTAGGAATCAGAGGTTCATCTACTTGTGAATTAATATTTGAAAATGCAAGAATTCCAAAAGATAACTTATTAGGAGAAATCGGAAAAGGATTTAAAATTGCTATGATGACTCTTGACGGAGGAAGAATAGGAATTGCATCTCAAGCATTAGGACTTGCACAAGGTGCATTAGATGAAACAGTTGCATATGTAAAAGAAAGAAAACAATTTGGAAAAGCTATAGCTAAATTCCAAAACACTCAATTCCAATTAGCAGATCTTGAAGTAAAAGTAGAAGCAGCAAGACTTCTTGTTTACAAAGCTGCTTGGAGAGAAAGCAACCACTTACCATATACAATAGATGCAGCAAGAGCTAAATTATTTGCAGCTGAAACAGCTATGGAAGTAACTACTAAAGCTGTTCAATTACACGGTGGATATGGATATACAAGAGAATATCCAGTTGAAAGAATGATGAGAGATGCTAAGATCACTGAAATCTATGAAGGAACATCAGAAGTTCAAAGAATGGTAATTGCAGGAAATCTTTTAAAATAA
- a CDS encoding electron transfer flavoprotein subunit beta/FixA family protein: MKIVVCIKQVPDTTEIKLDPVKGTLIRDGVPSIMNPDDKGGLEEALKLKDKYGAHVTVITMGPPQAEAILREAFAMGADRAILVTDRKFGGADTLATSNTLAAALRNVEADLIIAGRQAIDGDTAQVGPQIAEHLGLPQVSYVKEMEYNKEDNSLTIKRVVEDGYYLVNVQLPALVTVLSEANSPRYMRVKGIVEAFDREVEVWTADNITVDPAVIGLAGSPTKVKKSFTKGAKQAGKVFELDTKEAVNLIIEKLKEKFVI; this comes from the coding sequence ATGAAAATAGTAGTTTGTATAAAACAGGTTCCAGATACAACTGAGATAAAATTAGATCCAGTAAAAGGAACACTTATCAGAGATGGAGTTCCTAGTATAATGAACCCAGATGATAAAGGTGGATTAGAAGAAGCATTAAAATTAAAAGATAAATACGGAGCTCATGTAACAGTAATAACAATGGGACCTCCTCAAGCAGAAGCAATCTTAAGAGAAGCATTTGCAATGGGTGCTGACAGAGCAATCTTAGTAACAGACAGAAAATTTGGAGGAGCAGATACACTTGCAACTTCAAATACTCTAGCTGCAGCATTAAGAAATGTAGAAGCAGATTTAATAATAGCTGGAAGACAAGCTATTGACGGAGATACTGCACAAGTTGGTCCACAAATTGCTGAACACTTAGGATTACCTCAAGTATCTTATGTAAAAGAAATGGAATACAATAAAGAAGACAATTCATTAACAATTAAAAGAGTTGTAGAAGACGGATACTACTTAGTAAACGTTCAATTACCAGCACTAGTAACAGTTTTATCAGAAGCTAACTCTCCAAGATATATGAGAGTAAAAGGAATAGTAGAAGCTTTTGACAGAGAAGTAGAAGTATGGACAGCAGATAACATAACTGTTGACCCAGCTGTAATAGGACTAGCTGGTTCTCCAACTAAAGTTAAAAAATCATTTACTAAGGGAGCTAAACAAGCTGGTAAAGTATTTGAATTAGATACAAAAGAAGCTGTTAACTTAATTATAGAAAAATTAAAAGAAAAGTTTGTTATTTAG
- a CDS encoding ABC transporter permease — MNIEESLKSAVKSLKGNKARSFLTMLGIIIGIASVITMSAIGRGGQENITGNLKKTGYGKFTVYVDKEDQTFRWKYLLDDDTIEKLKKTNEFKAVSPMIKKRLYAKIGGRDEIMWLTVTTPEYEEIDKIDLISGRSFLSFEYKTGERSILIDHITAKDLFGNVRNALGKTIEMSQSRKSVKIRYTIVGVFQNQFEQYVKAMGGRRIPRFVRMPLKSYDKVYDLKTNGYTDIIIESKNPDLMSQDMAKAKHILENITGVKDLYEVGTLSDGASSFDNILTTLNLFVTFVAGISLFVGGIGVMNIMLVSVIERTKEIGIRKAIGASDKDILIQFLMESVILTGCGGILGIVIGIILAIGIGNIISIPPVFSISSSLISLGVSMGIGIIFGVIPAKKAAELNPVDALRSE, encoded by the coding sequence ATGAATATAGAAGAAAGTCTTAAAAGTGCTGTTAAAAGCCTTAAAGGAAATAAAGCAAGATCTTTTCTTACAATGCTTGGAATAATTATAGGGATTGCCTCTGTTATTACTATGTCTGCTATTGGACGGGGAGGTCAGGAAAATATAACAGGAAATTTAAAAAAGACAGGATATGGAAAATTCACTGTTTATGTAGATAAAGAAGATCAAACTTTCAGATGGAAATACCTTCTTGATGATGATACTATAGAAAAATTAAAAAAAACAAATGAATTTAAAGCTGTAAGTCCTATGATAAAAAAAAGGCTTTATGCGAAAATAGGTGGCCGTGATGAAATTATGTGGCTTACTGTCACAACTCCTGAATACGAAGAAATTGATAAAATAGATTTGATTTCCGGAAGAAGTTTTCTTTCATTTGAATATAAGACTGGAGAGCGTTCTATTCTTATTGATCACATTACTGCAAAAGATTTATTTGGAAATGTAAGAAATGCTCTTGGAAAAACTATTGAAATGTCTCAGAGCAGGAAAAGTGTAAAAATAAGATATACTATTGTAGGAGTTTTTCAAAATCAATTTGAACAATATGTAAAAGCTATGGGAGGACGGCGTATTCCTAGATTTGTCAGAATGCCTTTAAAGTCATATGATAAAGTTTATGATTTAAAAACAAATGGATATACTGATATTATAATTGAATCCAAAAATCCAGATTTAATGTCTCAAGATATGGCAAAAGCAAAACATATATTAGAAAACATAACTGGAGTAAAAGATTTGTATGAAGTAGGAACTCTTTCTGATGGAGCTTCATCTTTTGATAATATTCTTACAACTTTAAATCTCTTTGTAACATTTGTTGCTGGCATCTCTCTTTTTGTAGGAGGAATAGGTGTCATGAACATCATGCTGGTAAGTGTTATTGAAAGAACAAAAGAAATAGGAATAAGAAAAGCTATTGGAGCTTCTGATAAAGATATTCTTATACAATTCCTTATGGAATCAGTTATACTTACAGGGTGTGGAGGTATTCTTGGAATTGTTATAGGAATTATTTTAGCCATTGGTATTGGTAATATTATAAGTATTCCTCCTGTTTTTTCTATATCTTCATCTCTCATTTCTCTTGGAGTTTCTATGGGAATAGGAATTATTTTCGGAGTTATTCCTGCTAAAAAAGCTGCAGAACTTAATCCTGTTGATGCTTTAAGAAGTGAATAA